In Aliamphritea ceti, a single window of DNA contains:
- a CDS encoding LysR family transcriptional regulator: MDRILAAEVFVATVEQGSITAAATALNMSRSMASRYLSEMESWAGNRLLHRSTRKISLTSTGEDVLSDCRQLLAIANNLPDQHTTEDLPPKGNLRISCSQFLAQSILPTILQRFLRDYPHICIDIHISNDAVNLVEQRIDLAIRITNALDPNLIARPLGKCSSVLCATSSYLESAGVPQTPQQLIDHNCLTYSYFGNSLWHFHDQQSDNQQSSEMTVPVSGNLSANESMTLMESTLLGMGISHQPKFVATPYLQSGQLQQVLVDYTLEQMNISGIYQSRKNQPRPLRLLLDHLVEEFAVLDL; this comes from the coding sequence ATGGACCGCATACTGGCTGCTGAAGTGTTTGTTGCCACTGTTGAGCAAGGCAGTATTACTGCGGCAGCAACAGCACTGAATATGTCCCGCTCTATGGCATCACGCTACCTTAGTGAAATGGAAAGTTGGGCGGGTAACAGGCTGCTGCACCGTTCCACACGGAAGATATCGCTAACCAGTACCGGAGAAGATGTGCTCAGTGACTGCCGTCAGTTACTGGCAATTGCCAACAACCTGCCAGACCAGCACACCACGGAAGATCTGCCACCAAAAGGCAACTTACGTATCAGCTGTTCACAGTTTCTGGCGCAAAGTATTTTACCGACGATTTTGCAGCGTTTTCTGCGGGACTATCCGCATATCTGTATTGATATTCATATCAGCAATGATGCTGTAAATCTTGTCGAACAGCGGATCGACCTGGCTATCAGAATTACCAATGCTCTGGACCCTAATCTTATCGCCCGACCTTTAGGTAAATGTTCTTCGGTGCTCTGTGCAACCAGTAGCTACCTGGAGTCAGCAGGTGTTCCTCAGACCCCTCAGCAACTTATTGATCATAACTGCCTTACCTACTCATACTTCGGTAACAGCCTTTGGCATTTTCATGATCAGCAAAGCGATAACCAACAAAGCAGTGAAATGACAGTACCGGTGAGCGGCAATCTAAGCGCAAATGAGTCCATGACCCTGATGGAATCGACTCTGCTAGGTATGGGAATCAGTCATCAACCCAAATTTGTTGCTACGCCTTATCTGCAAAGCGGTCAGTTGCAGCAAGTGCTGGTTGATTACACGCTGGAGCAAATGAATATTTCCGGTATTTATCAGTCACGTAAAAATCAGCCGCGACCTTTACGACTGCTACTTGACCACCTGGTTGAAGAATTTGCCGTGCTTGATCTCTGA
- a CDS encoding CopD family protein, producing the protein MYEIFLLLHVLAATVWTGGHLVLALGVLPRVLKYSDVAYIQAFESGFEKVGIPALIIQVLTGLHLAFRLLPDFSLWFDFSHPISRVISIKVILLLCTLGFALDARLRVIPKLSADNLGSLAWHIIPVTIFSVLFVVVGVSFKTGWFF; encoded by the coding sequence ATGTACGAAATTTTTTTATTGCTTCATGTTTTAGCGGCAACCGTCTGGACAGGTGGACATTTGGTGCTGGCATTGGGAGTTTTGCCAAGGGTGCTTAAATATTCTGATGTTGCTTATATTCAGGCATTTGAATCCGGGTTTGAAAAGGTTGGTATCCCGGCGCTGATCATTCAAGTATTAACGGGATTGCACCTGGCATTCCGATTACTGCCTGACTTTTCACTGTGGTTTGATTTCTCTCACCCGATTTCCCGGGTCATAAGCATCAAAGTCATTCTACTGTTGTGTACGCTGGGTTTTGCGCTGGATGCCCGCCTGCGGGTCATTCCTAAACTGTCTGCTGATAACCTTGGTTCACTGGCGTGGCATATTATTCCGGTGACGATTTTCTCAGTGCTGTTTGTCGTGGTTGGTGTGTCATTTAAGACGGGCTGGTTTTTCTAA
- the glpK gene encoding glycerol kinase GlpK, which translates to MSGYILSIDQGTTSSRAILFTAEGRVHKVAQEEFAQHFPNDGWVEHNPADLWDTVLRTSRQVLKDAAVSASELVAIGITNQRETTLVWDKQTGEPVYNAIVWQDRRTAEYCRQLSDQGHGDSVQEKTGLLLDPYFSATKLRWILEEVPGARARAEAGELAFGTVDSYLLWKLTGGKVHRTDATNASRTMIFNIHTQEWDSELLQLLDIPTNMLPEVMDSAADFGIADAELLGAEVPVLGIAGDQQAALFGQTCFQAGMAKSTYGTGCFLMLNTGEQALKSENRLLTTVAYRLNGKTTYALEGSIFVAGAAVQWLRDGLQLIQGAGETEPLAEQTPLDHGVFLVPAFTGLGAPYWDPDARGAIFGLTRDTGIKEIVTAGLQSVCYQTKDLQKAMESDGVRPTTLRVDGGMVANNWVLNFLADILGANVDRPEIIETTALGAAYLAGLQAGVFTSLEQLEEKWRCDKRFEPSMEKSRRDGFYAGWKDAVRRVQSGQ; encoded by the coding sequence ATGTCAGGCTATATTTTATCAATCGATCAGGGGACAACCAGTTCCAGAGCGATTCTGTTTACGGCTGAAGGCCGGGTTCATAAGGTTGCTCAGGAAGAGTTCGCGCAGCATTTTCCGAATGATGGCTGGGTCGAGCATAACCCGGCAGATTTATGGGACACCGTATTACGTACGTCGCGTCAGGTATTGAAAGACGCGGCTGTAAGCGCCAGCGAGCTGGTAGCAATAGGCATTACCAACCAGCGGGAAACGACCCTGGTATGGGATAAGCAGACCGGCGAACCGGTTTACAACGCAATCGTGTGGCAAGACCGCCGTACTGCGGAATACTGTCGCCAACTGAGTGATCAGGGGCATGGTGACAGTGTTCAGGAAAAAACCGGTTTGCTGCTGGATCCGTATTTTTCAGCCACTAAACTGCGCTGGATTCTGGAAGAGGTACCTGGTGCCCGTGCCCGTGCTGAAGCAGGGGAGTTGGCATTTGGTACCGTTGACAGTTACCTGCTGTGGAAGCTGACGGGCGGTAAAGTACACCGCACTGATGCGACCAATGCTTCCCGCACGATGATCTTTAATATTCACACTCAGGAATGGGATAGCGAGCTGTTACAGCTGTTAGATATTCCAACCAATATGTTACCTGAGGTAATGGATTCTGCTGCTGATTTCGGCATTGCAGATGCTGAGTTACTCGGGGCTGAAGTACCAGTGCTGGGCATAGCGGGCGATCAGCAAGCCGCACTGTTCGGCCAGACCTGCTTCCAGGCGGGTATGGCAAAGAGTACTTACGGTACCGGCTGCTTCCTGATGCTGAATACCGGTGAGCAGGCTTTGAAATCTGAAAACCGCTTACTCACAACCGTGGCTTATCGTTTGAATGGCAAGACTACCTATGCGCTGGAAGGCAGCATATTTGTGGCCGGTGCAGCTGTGCAGTGGTTACGTGATGGTTTACAGCTGATTCAGGGGGCGGGCGAAACCGAACCACTGGCGGAGCAGACACCGCTGGATCATGGTGTATTTCTGGTACCTGCTTTTACCGGTTTGGGCGCACCTTACTGGGACCCTGATGCCCGCGGCGCGATTTTTGGGTTAACCCGCGATACTGGCATTAAAGAAATCGTTACTGCCGGTTTGCAGTCGGTGTGCTACCAGACCAAAGATTTACAAAAGGCGATGGAAAGCGATGGAGTCCGGCCAACAACCTTACGGGTAGATGGTGGCATGGTGGCTAATAACTGGGTGCTTAACTTTTTAGCCGATATTCTCGGTGCCAATGTTGACCGGCCTGAGATTATAGAAACAACGGCTTTAGGTGCGGCTTATCTTGCCGGCCTTCAGGCGGGTGTTTTTACATCACTGGAACAGCTTGAAGAGAAGTGGCGCTGCGATAAGCGCTTTGAGCCGAGTATGGAAAAATCCCGACGTGACGGTTTTTATGCTGGCTGGAAAGACGCAGTAAGAAGAGTGCAGAGCGGCCAGTAA
- a CDS encoding DeoR/GlpR family transcriptional regulator: protein MNQSQRHAEILKLVQHKGFVSIDELVTHFQVTPQTIRRDLNQLADEKKLLRHHGGAGGESSTVNVSYQSRKIMNLEAKERIARELVKLIPDGASLFINIGTTTETIARALLNHRDLKVVTNNIHVATILATKEDFTVIIAAGEVRHRDGGIVGEATSDFISQFHMDFCIIGISGISPDGSLLDFDYREVRVAQAMIEHSRSVILAVDNSKFGRSAMVKQGSITQVDHLYTDMQPPQAISEILDEHEIHLQIA, encoded by the coding sequence ATGAATCAAAGCCAGCGCCATGCGGAAATTCTTAAACTTGTGCAACACAAAGGCTTTGTCAGTATTGATGAGCTGGTGACACATTTTCAGGTCACTCCGCAGACCATTCGCCGCGACCTGAACCAACTGGCTGATGAGAAAAAATTGCTTCGTCATCACGGCGGTGCCGGCGGCGAATCCAGCACAGTGAATGTTTCTTACCAGTCGCGTAAGATCATGAATCTGGAAGCAAAAGAACGTATTGCCCGGGAACTGGTAAAACTGATCCCAGACGGCGCGTCTCTGTTTATCAACATTGGTACAACCACTGAAACCATTGCCCGCGCTTTACTTAACCACCGGGACCTTAAGGTTGTTACTAATAACATCCATGTAGCAACAATTCTGGCCACTAAAGAAGACTTTACTGTCATTATTGCTGCCGGCGAAGTACGCCACCGCGACGGCGGTATCGTGGGTGAAGCCACCAGCGACTTTATCAGCCAGTTCCATATGGATTTTTGTATCATTGGTATCAGTGGTATTAGCCCGGACGGCTCATTACTGGACTTTGACTACCGTGAAGTACGGGTTGCCCAGGCAATGATTGAGCATTCCCGCAGTGTCATTCTGGCGGTCGATAATTCTAAATTTGGCCGCAGCGCTATGGTAAAACAAGGTTCGATTACCCAGGTAGATCACCTCTACACTGACATGCAGCCACCACAGGCGATCAGCGAAATTCTCGACGAGCACGAAATTCATTTACAGATTGCCTGA